A window of the Fusarium poae strain DAOMC 252244 chromosome 3, whole genome shotgun sequence genome harbors these coding sequences:
- a CDS encoding hypothetical protein (SECRETED:SignalP(1-20)), with translation MRSHFIVSLLALATNSGVAATESCKCFPGDSCWPSDAEWSRLNNTVGGRLVATLPLGSPCHDPNYNAEECKNLQNEWHYSSIHSQSSSSMMAPIFANQSCDPFQPRDKPCTLGNYVRYAVNVTSVEDVAVALRFAREKNIRFVIRNTGHDYLGRSTGAGALSVWTHYLKSTEVIDWKDEYYEGKALKVGAGVQGFEALGAAHTKDLVVVTGECPSVGLVGGYTQGGGHSALSTNFGLAADNTLEFEVVTADGTLVKANRGKNSDLYWALSGAGSGNYGVVVSATVQAHPEAKVSGASFLVKASEGQPDLIYDAINAFHAALPKIVDSGVMIIYFFSNSFLQIPALTAYDKTEAEVKKILQPLAESLATLGFKFEPTFTQFSSYYEHYDHYWGPLPAGNIQIGTQIFGGRLLPRDKVNDFAPTARKLAELGVIYIGVGLNVSKFGGDSGNAVLPQWRHSVAQVSLTLPWDNEAPWEEMLAAQKKMTEVIQPVIEAATPGAGAYINEADFQQQKWQETFYGVNYDKLLKIKRKYDPEHLFYATVAVGSEEWSVSEDGRMCRAET, from the exons ATGCGCAGTCATTTCATCGTCTCGCTGCTGGCACTAGCCACCAACTCAGGTGTCGCGGCGACAGAGAGCTGCAAATGCTTTCCTGGTGACTCTTGTTGGCCTTCTGACGCCGAATGGAGTCGTCTCAATAACACTGTTGGAGGTCGTTTGGTGGCTACTTTGCCCTTGGGAAGCCCTTGCCATGATCCCAACTACAATGCTGAGGAGTGCAAGAATTTGCAGAACGAATGGCACTACTCCTCAATTCA TTCCCAATCGTCGTCGTCTATGATGGCACCTATCTTCGCTAACCAGTCTTGCGATCCCTTCCAACCGAGAGACAAGCCTTGTACCTTGGGCAACTATGTCCGATATGCTGTCAACGTTACATCGGTTGAAGACGTCGCCGTTGCCTTGAGGTTCGCCAGGGAGAAGAACATTCGATTTGTTATTCGCAATACGGGCCATGACTATCTCGGCCGTTCAACTGGCGCTGGAGCTCTTTCCGTTTGGACTCACTACCTCAAAAGCACTGAAGTCATTGATTGGAAAGACGAGTATTACGAAGGGAAGGCTCTCAAAGTCGGTGCAGGAGTGCAAGGCTTCGAGGCTTTAGGTGCTGCACACACAAAAGACCTTGTGGTTGTGACTGGGGAATGTCCCTCCGTAGGTCTTGTCGGAGGGTATACGCAAGGTGGTGGTCACTCCGCCTTGAGCACCAACTTCGGTCTGGCGGCAGATAATACCCTCGAGTTCGAAGTTGTGACTGCAGACGGGACGCTGGTCAAGGCAAACAGAGGCAAGAACAGTGACCTTTACTGGGCTCTTAGTGGCGCGGGCTCTGGGAACTACGGAGTCGTGGTCTCCGCTACAGTGCAAGCTCACCCAGAAGCCAAGGTCAGCGGCGCCAGTTTTCTTGTTAAAGCATCTGAAGGTCAACCAGACTTGATCTACGACGCCATTAACGCTTTCCATGCTGCTCTTCCGAAGATTGTTGACTCGGGTGTCATGATTATCtacttcttctccaactcgTTTCTTCAGATTCCCGCCTTAACAGCTTACGATAAAACTGAAGCAGAGGTTAAGAAAATTCTTCAACCGCTAGCTGAGTCTCTGGCTACTCTTGGTTTCAAGTTTGAACCAACCTTTACTCAATTTTCAAGCTACTACGAACACTATGATCACTATTGGGGACCCCTTCCTGCTGGAAATATTCAGATTGGAACTCAGATATTCGGTGGCCGTTTACTGCCGCGCGACAAGGTTAATGACTTTGCACCTACGGCACGAAAGCTAGCAGAGTTGGGTGTTATTTACATCGGTGTAGGACTCAACGTATCAAAGTTTGGCGGTGACAGCGGTAACGCCGTTCTACCACAATGGCGACATTCCGTGGCTCAGGTATCTCTGACTCTTCCTTGGGATAACGAAGCTCCCTGGGAGGAGATGTTGGCCGCTCAGAAAAAGATGACTGAGGTGATCCAGCCAGTTATTGAGGCGGCGACACCAGGTGCTGGAGCTTACATCAACGAAGCCGATTTCCAACAACAGAAGTGGCAGGAGACTTTCTATGGCGTCAATTACGATAAGCTTCTCAAGATCAAAAGGAAATATGATCCCGAGCATTTATTCTATGCTACAGTGGCGGTTGGTAGCGAGGAATGGAGCGTTTCTGAGGATGGGCGTATGTGTAGAGCAGAGACTTAG